The DNA sequence ATCCAacaatgtaagaaatgtaatctatcaATATATGTGCAGGGTGATGGTTATGCTTCAGAAGAAATGTCCTCTGAtgtattcccccccccccccaaaattttttttttttttttttaaatgcacttatgatgacaactgtgtttagaacagcatttcttgtgtattttgctagtttctggatgtgatgctttgacttatagACTTGTAGACTTGTAGACTTTTGACTTGTAGAaactatgcacttgtaaatcgctttggattaaaagcgtctgccaaatgactaaaatgtaaatgtaaatggagcGTTTCATATTGTAGCATTCGGTGGCTGCTTGGCCTGGGACAAAGTGGTGTAGTAGGGTGAATGTTCTCCAGCTTTCCCCTATACCTTTATGGTAGCACTCACACTAATGTAGAAGCACTAAAAATATACCCCCACTGTATAGTGAAATACAATATTGTGATATCCAGCATCcagcatttttatatattttttatatatttatatataaattttatatatctccaccctgccttctccacactgctctggttacctgtccacacccccaacaccccacaccccaccctgccctctccacactgctctggttacctgtccacacccccacaccccccaccctgccttctccacactgctcaggttacctgtccacaccccccaacaccccaccctgccttctccacactgctctggttacctgtccacacccccccacaccccaccctgccttctccacactgcttaggttacctgtccacacccccaacaccccaccctgccttctccacactgctctggttacctgtccacacccccccacaccccacaccccaccctgccttctccacactgctctggttacctgtccacacccccccacaccccacaccccaccctgccttctccacactgctctggttacctgtccacaccccccacaccgcaccctgccttctccacactgctctggttacctgtccactcccccCCACACGTAATTTGTCAAATGTCATAAGTAGGATAAACCAAGAGGATTATCGTTATTCATGTAGACTGTGTTAATACAGGAATATAGGCTTGTTCACTTTGAATGAAACATGGGCGTGAGCATTTCACAATGGCGCTGGTGGCTGCAGAAAAAGGCTCTTCTCTGATGAAAACGAAAGTGTACGATGTGACCCCTTCCTGTGTTTTTGCCACTTCATCAACCCTTGAGTTGTGGCTAAAAACTGccaaaaacaataaattgacTTTAATAAAAGATATTGCACTGCGTGGGCAGAATGAGTGCAGTTCCTCTTCCACAATCTGTATATCAATATTAATTATCATAATCTCATTATATCCATTTTCATAACGAGGAAATGCAAGCTGAATAATACCGTTTGCTGTTCGATCTGCTCTtcgttgtatgttgctctggataagagcgtctgctaaatgccttgtaatgtaatgtaatgtaatgctcaatTTGTTCAGATGATTTCAGTTGCTCTGGAGCAAGTTGGCATGTGTTTTGGAATAGGTAACATTTCAGAGACTTAAAATTAAAGGTCAAAAGATAAATGTTTCTATAGAAGCAAGCATCAGAACCTCTGAACTGTAAGAACCTTCAAATGTCTTAAAAACTATGGTTAAGGTTTTCTTGATGTTGGTAGTTTGATGAGTGCAAAACTCTGACCTAGAAAGGTGGTCGTGTCATGACTCAGCTGTGCCTGTGATGCAGGCTGACAATTGTTCGGGGGgaataaagtgaaatgtgtttttttcattttatttcatggatTAGAAGTGAGGAAGCATCTGTAGCTTTGTGTGGAAGATTCTACAACAGCAGCGATGTTCAGCAGGAAAAagactggagagggagagcgggaaaaAGAGATGGAGCGAGAGAAGAAAACGAGTGTGCCAACACCAGCGCCATCTCCTGGTGAGACTCCATATTTGGGTGCATATTCTGGACATTTCCTTGTGAATAGTTATATATATACTGTTATCGTACAACTGATATCTATTCAACCTGCTATAAACAGGTGGTGGGCTGGAGTCAGTGGGCTACATTGTGAAAGTGGCATCGAAAGCAgagttaaaaaatgaatacagaACATAAGGCTCcatacgtacatgcacacacgttcATGTTTAAATACAATAGCAATATAATAGAAAtataagctttttttttaaaagtgttcCATGTGGGTAAATGACTTGGAGCTCAGACTGGCGCTGAAGCTCCATCACAGAATGGGAACCagctgtccccctctctcctgcaggtggcGTGAGACCagcatcaggggcagaggaggggCAGACCCCTCTTCCTGGAGCCCCGTGTCCCTCAGAGCTCCGATTGGTGCTGCTGGGGAGGAAGGGGGCGGGGAAAAGCTCTGCGGGAAATGCCATCCTGGGCATCAGCGAGGGGGGGTTCATACATATGTGCAGCATCCATGTGTGTTCTGCCGTATGATTTGTTTAATACTTTTGGGGAGCTGGAGGGACACATTTGCTTGGGTCCAAATAGACTGAATTCACGCTGGTTATGTCTCTTTCTCACAGGCGATGGGAGCCATGtcacctggagagaggaggtacAGGCGCGCTGGCCCACAGGGCGTGGTCGTGGCCTCCCGGACCTACGGCTGGTGCTGCTGGGGGAGCGGGAGACCGGGAAAAGCTTGGCGGGAAACGCCATCTTGGGAGGGGCTCAGTTCCTGGCCGGCAGGGTTACGGAGGAGTGCACCAGCTCGCAGGGGGAGGTGGCGGGCAGACGGGTCACCGTGGTGGACACGCCCGGCTGGGAGAGCAAGAGGACCCCCGAGAGGGTCCGGCACGAGATTGGGAGGAGCGTGACACTGTGCCCGCCAGGGCCCCACGCcctgctgctggtggtgggcGTGGACTCGGACGTCACTGTGCAGGCCGCGGTGGAGCACATGGGGGTGCTGGGTGAGGAGGCCTGGAGGTACGCCCTCATCCTGTTTACGGGCGGAGACAAGCTGAGGCGTGGCGCCACCATCCAGCAGCACGTCCACAGTTCGGCCAAAGCCCACCAGCTCGTGGAGAGGTGCGAGGGCAGGTACCACGTCATCAGCGGCGCGGAGCCGGTGAACACGcaggtcacagagctgctggagaaggtggaggacCTCGTGGCGGGAAACGGCGGGCAGAAGGAGGAGAGACGGAAGAGTGAGAC is a window from the Conger conger chromosome 8, fConCon1.1, whole genome shotgun sequence genome containing:
- the LOC133134539 gene encoding GTPase IMAP family member 4-like; the protein is MALVAAEKGSSLMKTKVWRETSIRGRGGADPSSWSPVSLRAPIGDGSHVTWREEVQARWPTGRGRGLPDLRLVLLGERETGKSLAGNAILGGAQFLAGRVTEECTSSQGEVAGRRVTVVDTPGWESKRTPERVRHEIGRSVTLCPPGPHALLLVVGVDSDVTVQAAVEHMGVLGEEAWRYALILFTGGDKLRRGATIQQHVHSSAKAHQLVERCEGRYHVISGAEPVNTQVTELLEKVEDLVAGNGGQKEERRKSETETKAKKERSRMSFERKPKERERMEGKPEAGRQEQEDRRQTEMRKLLDKRA